Proteins from one Amycolatopsis benzoatilytica AK 16/65 genomic window:
- a CDS encoding TIM-barrel domain-containing protein, producing the protein MARRATSLRGRLLRLLTAAATAGTLVSTGTAAAADLAPQTVTAGQARFEVLSPTLIRTEYAGDSAFADAGTFNAVGRDSFRRTPYTATKRDGWLTIQTSAVQLRYKLNSGAFSDDNLTVRLRTGGQDVTARPWAGKLTPVCAFDTLCEAEEMQLAGPGVANDHGGYTGGGFAAGFSDPGDNLAFRTTAPNAGDYQLDLRYANGTGGDSLHTTRTLSVLVDGANPRTITLPPTADWDTWALATVPLTLPAGQHQVSVALGAGDSGHVNVDSLAVVNPGAAYPQPVPPAPVPCGFGGLCEAEQGALSGGARPASDHDGYSGKAFLAGMERAGATDALTVTGVPADGAYDLQLRYADATVAAGQTQPTTLTLQAGNSPAKLTLPPTSSWNSWRTTAIPVQLKAGTNTVTFSCPDSTSCHVNLDTVAVTRPHSVLLAPHAALGGYRRGLDGVDGSAVSAPGILYQDGWSLLDDTASALYDPRTKAVTQRPAHGGQTYQGGYVFAYGQDYPRALQELAQLTGPSVLLPRWAYGVWYSEYYDRTAADFQQTIVPKFRSQGVPLDMLVIDTDFKTPNRWNGWEIDPTRFPDPAAFFQWAHDQGLHTTLNIHPSILASDPQFPAAQATAKGKLRPGSCGGGGNDCYVFDFGDPDQLQAYLGLHRTMEQQGNDVWWLDWCCDGSKSSLPGVTPDAWINQQYADDAAQRGGRGFAFSRAYGSLQAGGYSSPTAVPTGPWADKRTTLHFTGDTISDWATLGYEVGYTPGESAATGLASVSHDIGGHTRGLQEPGTEPGSTKLPDDLYARWVQLGTFQPIDRLHSNHSDRLPWQYGAAADASATKFLNLREDLVPYTYTLAQQATATGMPIVQPLYLRYPGQQEAYAQAGGEYLYGPDVLVAPATSPGTTATTSVWFPPGSDWTDYFTGKTYRGGSTAQITTGWDTMPVFVRSGGIMVTRSGNVTGDEHNPLTAATVTVADGRNGAFTLYEDDGQSSAKGATTNLQYTTDSRSATLSVDAMHGSYPGRPAARSWTVRFTNASAPSAVLVNGRWSPPGDWSWDEASRTVTVRTAAQPTERPLTVRLVR; encoded by the coding sequence GTGGCCAGACGGGCAACATCACTCCGAGGACGACTGCTGCGGCTGCTGACCGCGGCGGCGACGGCGGGCACCCTCGTGTCGACCGGGACCGCCGCGGCGGCGGACCTGGCGCCACAAACCGTGACCGCCGGGCAAGCGCGGTTCGAAGTCCTTTCACCGACTCTCATCCGGACTGAATACGCGGGCGACTCCGCGTTCGCCGACGCCGGCACGTTCAACGCGGTCGGCCGCGACAGTTTTCGCCGGACTCCCTACACCGCAACGAAACGCGACGGCTGGCTGACCATCCAGACGAGCGCCGTCCAGCTCCGGTACAAGCTCAATTCCGGTGCCTTCTCCGACGACAACCTCACCGTCCGGCTGCGCACCGGAGGCCAGGACGTGACCGCGCGGCCGTGGGCGGGAAAGCTCACGCCGGTCTGCGCGTTCGACACGCTGTGCGAGGCCGAGGAAATGCAGCTCGCCGGGCCGGGCGTGGCGAACGACCACGGTGGCTACACCGGGGGCGGCTTCGCGGCCGGGTTCAGCGACCCCGGCGACAACCTGGCCTTCCGCACCACCGCGCCGAATGCCGGCGACTACCAGCTGGATCTGCGGTATGCCAACGGGACCGGCGGCGACAGCCTGCACACCACCCGCACCCTGTCCGTCCTCGTCGACGGCGCGAACCCGCGCACCATCACGTTGCCGCCCACCGCGGACTGGGACACCTGGGCCCTCGCGACGGTCCCGCTGACTCTGCCGGCAGGGCAGCATCAGGTGTCCGTCGCGCTGGGCGCGGGCGACTCGGGCCACGTCAACGTCGACAGCCTCGCCGTGGTCAACCCCGGTGCCGCCTACCCGCAGCCAGTGCCGCCCGCGCCGGTGCCATGCGGCTTCGGCGGACTCTGCGAAGCTGAACAGGGCGCGTTGTCCGGCGGCGCGCGTCCGGCCAGTGACCACGACGGCTACTCCGGCAAAGCCTTCCTCGCTGGCATGGAACGGGCTGGCGCCACCGACGCGCTCACCGTGACCGGTGTGCCCGCCGACGGCGCGTACGACCTGCAGCTCCGCTACGCCGACGCGACCGTCGCCGCCGGGCAAACCCAGCCGACCACGTTGACGCTGCAGGCAGGCAATTCCCCGGCCAAGCTGACGCTGCCTCCGACCAGCAGCTGGAATTCCTGGCGCACCACGGCGATTCCGGTCCAGCTGAAGGCCGGCACCAACACCGTGACGTTCTCCTGCCCCGATTCCACCAGCTGTCACGTCAATCTCGACACCGTCGCCGTCACCCGGCCGCATTCGGTGCTGCTCGCCCCGCACGCGGCACTCGGCGGCTACCGGCGCGGCCTCGACGGCGTGGACGGATCTGCCGTCTCCGCACCGGGAATCCTTTACCAGGACGGCTGGTCTCTGCTCGACGACACCGCGTCCGCGCTGTACGACCCGCGCACCAAGGCAGTCACCCAACGTCCGGCACACGGCGGCCAGACCTACCAAGGCGGCTACGTCTTCGCCTACGGCCAGGACTATCCGCGCGCACTGCAGGAACTGGCGCAGCTGACCGGCCCGTCGGTCTTGCTGCCCCGATGGGCTTATGGCGTCTGGTATTCCGAGTACTACGACCGCACCGCGGCCGATTTCCAGCAGACCATCGTGCCGAAGTTCCGTTCCCAGGGCGTCCCGCTCGACATGCTCGTGATCGACACCGACTTCAAGACCCCGAACCGCTGGAACGGCTGGGAAATCGACCCGACCCGGTTCCCGGACCCGGCGGCGTTCTTCCAGTGGGCGCACGACCAGGGCCTGCACACCACACTGAACATCCACCCGAGCATCCTCGCCTCCGACCCGCAGTTCCCGGCCGCGCAAGCGACCGCGAAGGGCAAACTGCGGCCCGGCAGTTGCGGCGGCGGCGGAAACGACTGCTACGTCTTCGATTTCGGTGATCCGGACCAGCTGCAGGCGTATCTCGGCCTGCACCGGACGATGGAGCAACAGGGCAACGACGTCTGGTGGCTCGACTGGTGCTGCGACGGTTCGAAGTCCAGTCTGCCCGGCGTGACACCGGACGCGTGGATCAACCAGCAGTACGCCGACGACGCGGCGCAACGCGGCGGTCGAGGCTTCGCGTTCTCCCGGGCTTACGGTTCGCTGCAAGCCGGTGGCTACAGCTCGCCGACCGCCGTGCCCACCGGGCCGTGGGCGGACAAGCGCACCACCTTGCACTTCACCGGCGACACGATTTCCGACTGGGCCACGCTCGGCTACGAAGTCGGCTACACCCCGGGCGAATCCGCCGCGACCGGACTGGCGTCGGTGAGCCACGACATCGGCGGCCACACCCGTGGCCTGCAGGAACCCGGCACCGAGCCGGGCAGCACCAAGCTGCCGGACGACCTGTACGCACGCTGGGTGCAGCTCGGCACATTCCAGCCGATCGACCGGCTGCACTCCAACCACAGCGACCGGCTGCCCTGGCAGTACGGAGCGGCGGCGGACGCTTCCGCGACGAAATTCCTGAACCTGCGGGAAGATCTCGTGCCCTACACCTACACGCTGGCGCAGCAGGCCACCGCGACCGGAATGCCGATCGTGCAGCCGCTGTACCTGCGGTACCCCGGCCAGCAGGAGGCGTACGCGCAAGCCGGCGGCGAGTATCTGTACGGCCCGGACGTCCTGGTGGCGCCCGCGACCAGTCCCGGCACTACCGCGACCACCAGCGTGTGGTTCCCGCCCGGCAGCGACTGGACGGACTACTTCACCGGCAAGACCTACCGCGGCGGCAGCACCGCACAGATCACGACCGGCTGGGACACGATGCCGGTGTTCGTGCGCTCGGGCGGAATCATGGTGACGCGCAGTGGAAACGTCACCGGAGACGAGCACAATCCGCTGACCGCCGCGACAGTCACGGTGGCCGACGGGCGGAACGGCGCGTTCACGCTGTACGAGGACGACGGACAGTCATCCGCGAAGGGCGCGACGACCAACCTTCAGTACACAACGGACAGTCGGTCGGCGACGCTGTCTGTCGACGCGATGCACGGCTCGTACCCAGGCCGCCCGGCAGCGCGTTCGTGGACCGTCCGGTTCACCAACGCGAGTGCTCCGTCCGCGGTTCTGGTGAACGGACGCTGGAGTCCTCCCGGTGACTGGAGCTGGGACGAGGCAAGCCGGACGGTGACCGTGCGGACCGCCGCCCAGCCGACCGAGCGGCCGTTGACGGTCCGGTTGGTGCGCTGA